The window ATTGCAAAGGAGTTGGTTCTCCAACTCAGGTACATGCCATCTTGTTAAAAGCCATTAAAATTTAATAACTGGAATTACTACTGTAATCAGACTTCCCAAACCAAGTAGGCATTGATTCTATCTGTTATCAAAATCAAAGATCAAGGGGGGATTCTATTTAATTAAGAGTTCTATTAATTCTAAAAGCATGTTTGTCAAATATATCCGTTTTTAGAGTCCTGTTGGAATTCAAATCAATATCCTCTCTCTTCTAGTCAAATTAGGACTACTCCTCTTTAAATCCATCTCTTCGCGCCTCTCTCAAATTCACTATTTTTCTTTAAACCCTATCCAAGAAACAAAGAAAATTATCTCGTCTCTTCTTCATCATGACAAAGCTTAGCCAAACTCCCTCAAAAACTAAATCATCCTCAAAACCTAGCTCTAAATCCAAAGTTAAGAAGCTTATGCCAAAGAAGAGGGTGAATCGGTAATTAGCTCTACACCATTACCTGCTTCTTCTTAACCCCATCATCTAATATCACTGTACCACCACCCACTGTCACTCTTCCACCTCCATCCTCTGCCATCTGTGCACCTCCATCTCCAATAACAAACACCCAAGCGACTATGACTACACCATAGAccacctccaaatccacaaaggTTAAGGCCACCTCAAGGAAGTTAGTAAAAGGTGGAAAACCAGTTGACATTGTTGTTGTTAAGGGGGAACCAGCGATTAAGGGTCCTATTGCTCAAGGGGAACCTGCAATTGACAAGGATGCTCAAGTAAAACCTTCTCCATCAAAACTTGATGTTCTAGCATCTGCCATAGATGTGTCCCCTCTAGATATTGTTGAACCCCTGAGAGACAAAATACATGTTGATGGTAGGCCAGAAACTCATATTTTAGCGGtagtattgcactctaattaccACATTTTATGTGTGTTTGAACTTAAATAATAGTGAGTTACACTTATTacgtattttatgccttgcaggaagtgatTACGAGTAAAAAGTTAATTTGAAGCTAAatcgaacaagttggagctttgaagtctgagtagaagcctaAGAAATTAAGTCGGAatcatgttcgggggtcgaggaccaagtctggatgtcaaaaagtgGATGAAATGATTTACTCCGAGAAAACATCACTGATGCGCCCTTAGAGCTAATGAGGTAACTATCGAAGATGGTGAGGGCCGAAGATTCAATCTAAACCGACCCTTGGTTGAAGACCAGTTCGAGAATGCAGCACCCAGGCTTGGAAGATCATTGGGTGGCTATGCTAGACCAGTTTACAATCAAGGACTGTCTGGTGTCAGACCTTCACCCATAGCAGCAAACAACTTCGAGTTGAAGCAAGTCTTGCTTCAAACCATCCAAAACAATTGTATCTTTAGAGAAAAGGTGAATGAAGATCCTAACACTCACTtgatggactttgaagaaatcgtgaacaccttccaatacaatGGAGTATCAAAAGATGTGGTCTACTTAAGGGCATTACCCTTTTCATTGAAAGATGACGCGAAGAACTAGCTTCGTAGCTTACCCACATGGTCGATCAGGACATGGGAAGATATGACCAAAACGTTTATTGACAAGTATTTCTCAGCTGCAAAAACAAGGAAATTTAGAAGGTAAATCCATTATTTCTACCAGAAGGAGACAAATGGTTTTCGAAGATGGGGAAAGATTCAAGGAGATAGTCAAAAAGTGTAAGCACAACGGAATTGAAttgtggatgcaactccaggatttttgggatggaCTGATATCCTCCTTGCAACGAACTCTGAATACTGCATGTGTAAGTCCACTAATGAAGAAAACTCCAGAGAGGGTTGTCTTAATCCTTGATAAATTATCTGAGGATGCTAGCCAGTGGCCTGCTGAGAGTAATGACAGAAGAAAATCAGTTAGGGTCACCAGGTGGACTGTAACACATCCATGCAAGCCCAGCTAGACACCATGGCCAAGGAGATAAGAAAATTGACATTGGCCAAGCTATAGAGTGAGGCACAAACAGCATGTGACTTTTGTGAAATGGGACACCCTACACATGAGTGTCAAGCTTCAACTGAGAAAGTCAACGCTGTGGGGAACTATAATAGAGGAAACTACCAATGTGGGAAAAACTAAAATGCTATGGGTCAAAGACATCAAGATTTTTTGTGGAGTTCACCTAGTGGGAGTTTGAACTCATGGCAGCAAAATAATCCTAGACCCCAGGGTCAAGGACCACCAGGTTTTCAGAACCAACAGAGGCAGTAGTACTAGACACAACAGTCAAATTAGTCTAGTATGGAAGATCTCATGAAGGCGTTCATcaacaaatcaaatgaaaaatttgagacttaaGGCATAACCATCCAAGAATAGGGCACGACCATCCGGAATTTAGAAAGACAAATGGGACAAATTGCAAATTTGTTATCTAAGAGGGCTTCTGGGACTCTACCCTCTGACTATGAAAAGAACCCAAAGGAAGCAATCAAAGTAGTATCTCTGAGAAGCGGCAAAACATTGGCTGACCCAGTGGTGTAAGCTAGGCCCGAGGTGGTGAACAAGAAAACTGAGACACTGGAAGACAAAAAGAGTGAAGAGTAGAAAGGCCAGAGTAGTGGGGTACAAAAGGAGATTGAAGAAAGTAGACATATGCCATCACTACCATTCCCTCAAAAGATGAAGCAGGAAAAACTTGACAAGTGTTTCGGGCGGTTCTTGGAGATAATCAAGCAACTTTATGTGAACATTCCATTCACAGAGGTACTCACTCAGATGCCTGCTTTTGCTACGTTCTTGAAGGAAATCTTGTCCAGCAAGAGGAAATTAGAGGAGAAAGCAGTGGTCAAGCTAAATGCCCAATGCAGTGccatattgaaaaataaaattcctCAAAAGTGTGGGGACACAAGAAGCTTCACCATACCACGCTCGTTAGGGAGTGAGAAATTCGACAAGGCCCTATGTGATTCTAGTGCTTCTATAAATCTAATGCCTTTGTCTGTATTCAGGAAACTGAAAAGTGAGCTTGGAGTGATCAAATCAATACCAGTGTCCCTATAACTGGTTGACCAGACCATAATATTTCCTGAGGGAATCATTGAGAATATTCTAGTTATGGTGGAGAAGATTGTGTTCCCCGTATACTTTATTGTGATATATATGGAGTTGAACAAGGAGGTGCCTCTAATTCTATGGAGGCCATTTTTATCTACAGGCAAAGCTATCCTTGATATCTACAAGGAAAAGCTTATGCTCACAGTGGGCAATGAGAAAGTGGTGTTCCAGATGAAAAGGATGATGAAATACCCCAGTGATGAGGCGTCTGCCTACTCGTGCTTCAAGCTAGATGTTGTTGGGGAATTGCCTGAAAAATACAAGTTTGACAAGCTTGTGGGGGATACTCTAGAGAGGTGTATTATTCAGTCTAGCATAGTGGAAGATGAACATCCTCAAATGAAGAAGGAGGCTGAAGCTCTTGAAACTGAGGATCAAGTAGTTGATTAGCATGAACTAAAATAGGAGGCTTCTTAGCCTAGTGTGGAATTGAAAGTCCTCCCTACTCACTTGAAATATGCTTTTCTTGAAACTAACAATTTTCCTATGATTATTTCTACTTAATTGATAGGTACATAGGAGCAAAAGCTAGCGGAGCTGCTAAAAAGTACAAAAAGGTCATTGGCTGGAGTATAACTGATATTAAAGGAATCGGTCCGGCTGTTTACATGAATAAAATTCTACTAGAAGAAAAAAGCAAGCTAGTGGTGCAGCCCTAACGAAAGTTAAACAAAAATCTGAAGGAGGTAGTGCACAAGGAGATCATTAAATTGCTAGATGCAGGAGTGATTTTCCCCATATCTAATAGCCAATGGATTAGTCCAGTGTAAGTTGTACCCAAGAAGGGGGGCATGACAGTGGTGAAGAATGAAGATGATGAATTGATCCCAACACGAACAGTCACCAGGtggaggatgtgcattgattatagaaggcTGAATGATGCAACATGGAAAGACAACTTCCctcttcccttcattgatcagatgctcgAAAAAGTGGTTGGACATTGAtgctactgtttcttggatgggtactcaggctaCAATCAGATACCCATTGCCCCAAAAGATGTTGAGAAGACTACATTCACCTGCTCGTCAGGTATTTTTGGTTACAAGAGGATaccatttgggttgtgtaatgcacttGCCACTTTTCAGAGATGCATGATGTCTATATTCTACGATCTAAACGGGAAGTGTctagaggtattcatggatgattttaccCTTTTTGGTGGTgactttgatgattgcttgaagaATTTGGAGCTTGTTCTTGAATGTTGCGAAACCACTCACCTAGTTCTTaactgggagaagtgtcacttcatggtgAAAGCAAGAATTCTCTTGGGCCACAAAGTGACTACACATGGCATTGAAGTTGATAGAGCCAAGGTTGATGTAATTTCTAGTCTCCCTCCACCGACTTCTGTGAAGAGCATAAGAAGTTTTTTAGGACATGATGGGTTCTATAGGAGGTTCTTCAAGAACTTTTCCAGCATTACCAAGCGGTTGACTACATTGCTAGTGAAGGATGTCAAGTTTGTTTTAACTGTGGAGTGCTTAAGAGCATTTGAATTGATAAAGGAAAATCTTGTGAGTGCTCCTATTATGGCGACACCTGATTGGAGCCAGCCATTTGAAataatgtgtgatgctagtgatgtggcTGTGGAGGCAGTTCcgtggaaaagaaaagaaaagaaaagatatttaGGCCCatctactatgcaagcaagacgTTAAATGATACTCAAGTCAACTATGCCACTACTGAGAAAGTGTTCTTTGTTGTGGTCTTTACTTTTGACAAGTTTAGATTATATCTTGTGGGGAGTAAAGTGATTATACACATAATCACTCAACCTTGATATATATGTTGAGTAAGAAGGAGTCCAAGCCGTGTTTGATGCGGTGGGTGTTGTTGCTCCAAGAGTTTGACTTGGAGATCAAAGATAGGAAGGGCACAGAAAATCAAGTCACAGATCATTTATCTTGACTTGAGAGACCTCCGGTTGAAACAGTTGAAATAAGGGAAGAGTATCCTGATGAGCAGATTTTCTCCATTGTTGTGGTCTCCGAAAGGCCGCCTTGGTATGTTGATGTAGCCAACTTTTTGGCTAGTGGATGGTTGCCTTGTGACCTCTCTCATGATTAAAGAAGAAAGCTTCTAGGTAaggtaaaaagttatttttgaaatgacCCTTTCTTGTTTAAACTGTGTGTAGATGGTGTGATTTGAAGATGTATGCCTGAAGGAGAGATGAGAAACATTCTGTCTCATTTCCATGATGGAGCAGCCGGAGGACACTATGGTGGAAATCGCACTGCAGCAAAGGTCATGGAAACTGCTTTGATATTTTTGACgtttggggcattgacttcatgggcccaTTCACATCATCTCATTCTGATGAGTATATCCTAGTAGCCTTTGACTACATCTCTAAATGGGTCGAAACAATCCCTACTAGGACCAATGATGCCCGGGTTGTGTGTGAGTTCTTACGAAAGAACATC is drawn from Nicotiana tabacum cultivar K326 chromosome 22, ASM71507v2, whole genome shotgun sequence and contains these coding sequences:
- the LOC142175910 gene encoding uncharacterized protein LOC142175910, whose protein sequence is MKQEKLDKCFGRFLEIIKQLYVNIPFTEVLTQMPAFATFLKEILSSKRKLEEKAVVKLNAQCSAILKNKIPQKCGDTRSFTIPRSLGSEKFDKALCDSSASINLMPLSVFRKLKSKAILDIYKEKLMLTVGNEKVVFQMKRMMKYPSDEASAYSCFKLDVVGELPEKYKFDKLVGDTLERCIIQSSIVEDEHPQMKKEAEALETEDQVVD
- the LOC142175911 gene encoding putative mitochondrial protein AtMg00860, with product MQHGKTTSLFPSLIRCSKKWLDIDATVSWMGTQATIRYPLPQKMLRRLHSPARQRCMMSIFYDLNGKCLEVFMDDFTLFGGDFDDCLKNLELVLECCETTHLVLNWEKCHFMVKARILLGHKVTTHGIEVDRAKVDVISSLPPPTSVKSIRSFLGHDGFYRRFFKNFSSITKRLTTLLVKDVKFVLTVECLRAFELIKENLVSAPIMATPDWSQPFEIMCDASDVAVEAVPWKRKEKKRYLGPSTMQARR